The following are encoded in a window of Hymenobacter volaticus genomic DNA:
- a CDS encoding MGH1-like glycoside hydrolase domain-containing protein, producing the protein MARSQHLLLVLFGFILSHQLAAQGSQSTPNVSSASGDSWAQLSADALHTGKPAWRPMLTYVAALHQKATHPAAWPFDYEWEDLGPGYVYGNAFGHWDVVHESIDVLPSYPTHALHQLLNDIKNQEPNGLVPGSIYMPGGLAKRDSVSWNKTTQGHPPLWPLAVQEYLSVTHDSTVLKTFYTPLIRQITWFENNRKAVGEGFFYNDILLKKWESGVDEGIRFDEVAKGALACVDATSHVYTLYQVAAQWAHLLGLDATYYELRAQQLRAFIQTSLYVPADGMFYDSWAVQDAKLRTLPFESMWPLVSGAATQAQADRYINSYLLNESVFLTPHPVATVGRKDPKFELRMWRGPAWNSMAYWAARGCLNYGRKDAAKLILEKALDDSAKQFKRTGTIWEFYHPLGGKPEQLQRKPTSKYNVPCRDYLGHNPLLAMARLYDAIK; encoded by the coding sequence ATGGCCCGTAGCCAGCACCTGCTCCTCGTTCTTTTCGGGTTCATCCTGAGCCATCAACTAGCAGCCCAGGGCAGCCAGTCGACCCCTAATGTCTCATCGGCCTCTGGTGATAGTTGGGCTCAACTTTCCGCGGATGCGCTGCACACTGGCAAGCCAGCCTGGCGGCCCATGCTGACGTACGTGGCGGCTCTGCATCAAAAGGCAACTCACCCCGCGGCTTGGCCCTTCGACTACGAGTGGGAGGACCTGGGGCCCGGCTACGTGTACGGCAATGCGTTCGGCCATTGGGATGTGGTCCATGAGAGTATCGATGTGCTTCCGTCCTACCCCACGCACGCCCTGCACCAATTGCTGAACGACATCAAAAACCAGGAGCCCAACGGCTTGGTGCCGGGTTCCATCTACATGCCCGGCGGCCTAGCCAAACGCGATTCGGTTAGCTGGAACAAAACGACGCAGGGCCACCCACCGTTGTGGCCGCTGGCCGTGCAGGAATACCTCAGCGTCACCCACGACAGCACCGTCCTGAAAACGTTTTACACCCCGTTGATTCGACAGATTACCTGGTTTGAAAACAACCGAAAGGCGGTGGGCGAGGGCTTTTTTTACAACGATATTCTCCTCAAAAAATGGGAAAGCGGCGTCGACGAGGGCATTCGCTTTGACGAGGTGGCCAAAGGAGCCTTGGCGTGCGTGGATGCTACCAGCCACGTGTATACCCTCTACCAAGTGGCCGCGCAGTGGGCCCACCTCCTCGGTCTGGACGCCACGTATTATGAATTGCGGGCGCAGCAACTACGCGCCTTCATCCAAACCAGCCTCTACGTCCCGGCCGACGGCATGTTCTATGATAGCTGGGCGGTGCAAGATGCCAAACTGCGCACCTTGCCTTTCGAGAGCATGTGGCCGTTGGTGAGTGGCGCGGCCACCCAGGCGCAAGCCGACCGCTACATCAACTCGTATCTACTGAATGAGTCGGTTTTCTTGACGCCGCATCCCGTGGCGACGGTTGGGCGGAAAGACCCGAAGTTCGAGCTGCGGATGTGGCGCGGACCCGCGTGGAATAGCATGGCGTATTGGGCCGCCCGAGGCTGCCTTAACTACGGGCGCAAAGACGCGGCGAAACTGATTCTGGAGAAGGCCCTCGACGACTCGGCCAAGCAATTCAAACGCACCGGTACCATTTGGGAGTTCTACCACCCATTAGGCGGGAAGCCCGAGCAGTTACAGCGCAAGCCAACCAGCAAATACAACGTGCCGTGTCGGGATTACCTGGGGCATAATCCCCTACTCGCCATGGCCCGGTTGTATGATGCCATCAAGTGA
- a CDS encoding hemopexin repeat-containing protein: MGEVYFFVGAKHLVRSHVEPDGAHRKLLSRSWPGRSCTRMRSSSSSK, encoded by the coding sequence CTGGGTGAGGTTTACTTCTTCGTCGGAGCGAAACACTTGGTGCGTAGCCACGTCGAGCCGGATGGGGCCCACCGCAAACTGCTCAGTAGAAGCTGGCCGGGGCGCAGCTGCACCCGAATGCGCTCCAGCAGCTCGTCGAAGTGA
- a CDS encoding DinB family protein, whose product MTTTEQMVRQFRLLTDWYVSVLDGIRPEDGSHVLSENTNSLEWLAGHLLVMRGRNITRLGKQVEPFRYLDTFVDQTLPPPSVRAFDRNMAYPSLAECTAAWTACSKAFIKALETADEHVLRTQIPLTGPTGGSTVEDLLTSIVLHEAFHIGQMSVIRKGLGYPAMYWFQR is encoded by the coding sequence ATGACGACGACCGAACAAATGGTGCGGCAGTTTCGCCTGCTCACGGACTGGTACGTCTCGGTCTTGGACGGTATCCGGCCCGAAGATGGCAGCCACGTACTAAGCGAAAACACCAATAGCCTGGAATGGCTGGCCGGTCACTTGCTGGTTATGCGAGGCCGGAACATCACTCGGTTAGGAAAGCAAGTGGAGCCCTTCCGCTACCTAGACACCTTTGTAGACCAAACCTTGCCGCCGCCAAGCGTTAGGGCGTTCGATAGAAATATGGCATACCCTAGCTTGGCGGAATGTACCGCGGCATGGACAGCGTGTTCCAAGGCGTTTATCAAGGCTCTGGAAACAGCCGATGAGCATGTCTTGCGGACGCAGATTCCGCTTACAGGCCCCACTGGCGGGAGTACCGTGGAGGATTTGCTAACTTCGATTGTGTTGCACGAAGCTTTTCACATCGGGCAAATGAGTGTTATTAGAAAAGGGCTAGGTTATCCGGCCATGTATTGGTTTCAGCGCTAG
- a CDS encoding thioredoxin family protein codes for MRFLLFCLLLLLPIVGVQAQTPALTWNTDLPQALQQAQATNKPVLAVFSGSDWCKPCIMLKQEVFDQPEFQRYAQDKLVLARFDFPRSKKNKLPAEQTKRNEQAAAQLNKEGSFPLVLLLSPEGKVLAKTGYRPGGPAAYDAYLSQLLTKR; via the coding sequence ATGCGCTTTCTCTTGTTCTGCCTACTGCTGTTACTGCCTATTGTGGGCGTGCAGGCCCAGACCCCGGCCCTCACCTGGAACACCGACCTCCCCCAGGCTTTGCAACAGGCGCAAGCCACCAATAAACCCGTGCTGGCGGTTTTCTCCGGCTCCGACTGGTGCAAGCCCTGCATTATGCTCAAGCAAGAGGTGTTCGACCAGCCCGAGTTTCAGCGCTACGCCCAAGACAAGCTGGTGCTGGCCCGCTTCGATTTCCCGCGCAGCAAGAAAAACAAGCTCCCGGCCGAGCAAACCAAGCGCAACGAACAAGCCGCGGCCCAATTGAATAAAGAAGGTTCGTTCCCGCTGGTGCTGCTGCTTTCGCCCGAAGGTAAGGTGCTAGCCAAAACCGGCTACCGCCCCGGCGGCCCCGCCGCTTACGACGCCTACCTCTCCCAACTATTGACCAAACGCTAA
- a CDS encoding winged helix-turn-helix domain-containing protein, which translates to MATHQVFRSDEEVNLTQKEFALLEYLLRHKGKVCRRQSIIENVWDIHFEYNTGVIDVYMNALRKKLRLSKDEDYLQTIRGIGYVARD; encoded by the coding sequence GTGGCTACGCACCAAGTGTTTCGCTCCGACGAAGAAGTAAACCTCACCCAGAAGGAATTTGCTTTGCTGGAATACCTGCTACGCCACAAGGGCAAAGTTTGCCGCCGCCAGAGCATCATCGAAAACGTGTGGGACATCCACTTCGAGTACAACACGGGCGTGATTGACGTGTACATGAACGCGCTGCGCAAAAAGCTGCGTTTGAGCAAGGACGAAGACTACCTGCAAACCATTCGCGGCATTGGCTATGTCGCCCGCGACTAG
- a CDS encoding inositol monophosphatase family protein — MSTPLNTPIILEAVRLAGNLFLSEFRHSAIPQNMAAFSEQLANIESRCLATLQGHLAADFPATPWLSADFPELAAGEQSAPPEYWLCDAMDGAIQYLQHLPGWTINLVLVRAGQPYFAAIYDPLSKELFWAQADGGAFVNETPLRPSTKRDAAITVAVFEHSHGLAEDPGLLARVSLGITDLLRTFGVVRNYGPHGLQLAYVGAGRLDVFYQEGRDVENWLPGLLIAREAGADVVTADGQPWHWEADSLLVTAPGLATQFQQSRIAATM, encoded by the coding sequence ATGTCAACGCCCCTCAACACCCCAATCATTCTAGAGGCCGTCCGCCTCGCCGGCAACCTGTTCTTGTCTGAATTTCGCCACTCGGCCATCCCCCAAAATATGGCTGCCTTTAGTGAGCAGCTGGCCAATATAGAAAGCCGCTGCTTGGCCACTTTACAAGGTCACCTGGCCGCCGACTTCCCTGCCACTCCCTGGCTATCGGCCGACTTTCCGGAACTGGCAGCCGGCGAGCAGTCAGCCCCGCCCGAGTACTGGCTTTGCGATGCAATGGACGGCGCCATTCAGTACCTGCAGCATTTGCCCGGCTGGACGATCAATCTGGTGCTGGTGCGTGCTGGGCAGCCGTACTTTGCGGCCATCTACGACCCGCTGAGCAAAGAACTATTCTGGGCTCAAGCCGACGGTGGCGCTTTTGTCAATGAAACGCCCCTGCGCCCTAGCACCAAACGTGACGCAGCAATTACCGTGGCCGTGTTCGAGCATTCGCATGGCTTAGCGGAAGACCCCGGCCTGCTGGCCCGCGTTAGCCTCGGCATCACCGACCTGCTGCGCACGTTTGGGGTGGTGCGCAATTATGGACCGCATGGTTTGCAATTGGCCTACGTTGGGGCCGGGCGGCTCGACGTCTTCTACCAAGAGGGGCGCGACGTGGAAAACTGGCTGCCGGGCCTGCTTATCGCCCGCGAAGCCGGAGCCGATGTGGTCACCGCCGACGGCCAGCCCTGGCACTGGGAGGCCGATAGCTTATTGGTAACGGCTCCCGGCTTAGCAACCCAATTTCAGCAGTCGCGGATTGCTGCCACAATGTAA
- a CDS encoding helix-turn-helix transcriptional regulator, with protein sequence MFTFLLEGEKTVHFAGAQVTVRPHEFVMLAAGNCLMSEKVAGQDANYHSLMLLFDQQLLTDFFGRHAAWLGRQQKQAASQPFLLFEKDEFLVNFACSLDYLLRGAKPINHALRQVKLEELLLYLAEHYPGQIQQLRSMGYEASDELLVRQAVTSHIGSPTTVEELAFLCNMSLSTFKRRFARLYGTSPNRWLLEKRMDRAAKLLRQEDRKVSEIYDELGYENLSSFIQSFKQIYGVTPKQYQLTN encoded by the coding sequence ATGTTCACCTTTTTGCTTGAGGGCGAAAAAACAGTGCATTTTGCGGGCGCACAGGTCACCGTAAGGCCACACGAGTTTGTAATGCTAGCGGCTGGAAATTGCCTCATGAGTGAGAAAGTCGCTGGCCAAGATGCGAACTACCATAGTCTTATGCTTTTGTTTGACCAGCAACTGCTAACTGACTTTTTCGGTCGGCATGCTGCCTGGCTTGGTAGACAACAAAAGCAGGCCGCTAGCCAGCCCTTCCTGTTGTTTGAAAAGGATGAGTTCTTGGTAAATTTTGCTTGTTCGCTGGATTACCTACTTCGCGGCGCTAAACCCATTAATCACGCGTTGCGGCAGGTAAAGCTGGAAGAGTTGCTCTTATACTTGGCGGAGCATTATCCGGGACAAATCCAGCAACTCCGTAGCATGGGCTACGAGGCCAGCGACGAATTACTGGTTCGGCAAGCTGTTACCTCTCATATTGGCAGCCCGACCACAGTAGAAGAGCTTGCCTTTCTCTGTAACATGAGTTTGTCTACGTTCAAGCGCAGGTTTGCCCGCCTGTATGGCACCAGCCCCAATAGATGGCTACTGGAAAAAAGGATGGACCGTGCCGCTAAGTTGCTCCGACAAGAGGACCGCAAAGTGAGCGAGATCTACGATGAGCTGGGCTATGAGAACCTATCCAGCTTTATTCAGTCTTTCAAGCAGATTTACGGGGTGACACCGAAGCAGTATCAACTAACTAATTGA
- a CDS encoding NAD(P)-dependent oxidoreductase — protein sequence MHITVIGASSGVGLLTVQQALAKGHYVTTLSRTTGTLPNHPRLTKAIGSATSAADLGRVLAGAEAVLVTVGTTKKNATPLFTDTARALLEATASAPLTAPVLVLTGFGAGASAAFLGWFMRLVIQLFLKQEYIDKTRLEEMLTHSSLQWEIVRPGILTNDPQTGTYRVLPNLTSGMKVGKIARADVADFLLRQAEHPTFLHQYPALTN from the coding sequence ATGCATATCACTGTTATTGGCGCCTCGTCGGGGGTAGGGTTGCTGACTGTACAGCAGGCTCTGGCCAAGGGTCACTATGTTACCACCCTTTCGCGCACAACGGGCACGCTGCCCAACCATCCGCGTCTGACCAAAGCAATTGGCAGCGCTACCTCCGCCGCCGACTTGGGCCGGGTGTTGGCCGGGGCTGAGGCGGTGCTTGTCACCGTGGGTACCACCAAAAAGAATGCGACTCCGCTTTTCACTGACACGGCCCGGGCGCTGCTAGAGGCTACGGCTTCCGCCCCACTAACCGCGCCCGTGCTGGTGCTCACCGGCTTCGGTGCCGGAGCCAGCGCCGCCTTCCTGGGTTGGTTTATGCGGCTGGTTATTCAGTTGTTTCTTAAGCAGGAGTACATCGATAAAACCCGGCTAGAGGAAATGCTCACGCACAGCAGTCTGCAATGGGAAATAGTACGGCCCGGTATACTGACTAATGACCCCCAAACGGGCACTTACCGCGTGCTACCTAACTTGACATCTGGTATGAAAGTCGGTAAAATAGCCCGCGCCGACGTGGCCGACTTCCTCCTGCGCCAGGCCGAGCACCCCACTTTCCTCCATCAGTACCCAGCGCTGACCAACTAA
- a CDS encoding sensor histidine kinase, with protein MTWTFKNRIALYYMLATAALVAAAYLVVFGVVRHQVYADLDAKLRYEAAKHVGEVSIMGPQIRFSHKGEWEEREHQEVQVDPVFVQITNGQGQLMDRSPNLKADQLMFNPLNERELLNAELRGKAIRQVQVPILAQGRPVGYLVAAISSEAAQHVLRSLETALLLSFPVVLLALFGSARLLAGRSIQPIVQITDTTNRITRDNLAERVPLPARADELHTLASAINGLLGRVEQAVEREKQFTADASHELRTPLAVLKGTLEVLVRKPRTPDEYVANIQLGIREIDRLTHLVDQLLLMARFENHAKGLNRQELSVLSCVHDVLYRLRADLETKRIRVDVEDEDTLPVLTDPYLVDLILDNLLSNAVKYSPAGSTITVRLASVVGRLHCTVTDQGIGIRSEDQGRIFDPLYRSDALQHKHIGGTGLGLSIVAKACAQLNIELMVQSKLNQGTTFTLLFPA; from the coding sequence ATGACGTGGACTTTTAAAAACCGAATTGCCTTGTACTACATGCTGGCAACGGCCGCGCTGGTAGCTGCCGCCTATCTGGTGGTATTCGGGGTGGTTCGGCACCAAGTGTATGCCGACTTGGACGCCAAGCTGCGCTACGAAGCCGCTAAACATGTGGGGGAAGTCAGCATTATGGGGCCGCAAATCCGCTTTTCGCACAAAGGTGAGTGGGAGGAGCGGGAGCATCAGGAGGTGCAAGTCGACCCAGTATTTGTTCAGATTACCAACGGGCAAGGTCAACTCATGGACCGCTCCCCTAACCTCAAAGCCGACCAGCTTATGTTCAATCCCCTCAACGAGCGGGAGCTGCTTAATGCTGAACTACGGGGCAAGGCCATTCGGCAAGTACAGGTGCCCATTCTAGCGCAGGGGCGGCCAGTGGGCTACCTAGTGGCTGCTATTTCTTCCGAAGCAGCCCAGCACGTGCTTCGCAGCCTCGAAACTGCATTGCTGCTTTCATTTCCGGTGGTGCTGCTTGCCTTGTTCGGCAGTGCGCGGCTGCTGGCCGGGCGCAGTATCCAACCCATCGTGCAGATTACCGACACCACCAACCGCATCACCCGAGACAACCTGGCCGAGCGGGTCCCCCTTCCCGCCCGAGCCGACGAGTTGCACACCTTGGCCAGCGCCATCAACGGGCTGCTTGGCCGCGTCGAGCAGGCCGTTGAGCGCGAAAAGCAGTTCACGGCCGATGCTTCGCACGAGTTGCGCACCCCGCTGGCCGTGCTCAAGGGCACGTTGGAAGTGCTGGTGCGCAAGCCCCGCACTCCGGATGAATACGTGGCAAACATCCAGCTAGGTATCCGCGAAATCGACCGCCTCACCCACTTGGTGGACCAGTTGCTACTCATGGCCCGCTTCGAGAATCACGCCAAGGGCCTGAACCGGCAGGAGCTATCGGTGCTTAGCTGCGTGCACGATGTGCTCTACCGGCTCCGGGCCGACTTGGAAACCAAGCGCATCCGCGTGGACGTGGAGGACGAGGATACACTGCCCGTGCTAACCGATCCGTACCTGGTGGATTTGATTCTGGATAACCTGCTCTCAAACGCGGTGAAATATTCGCCGGCTGGCTCCACCATTACCGTCAGGCTGGCTTCCGTAGTCGGCCGTTTACACTGTACCGTAACCGACCAAGGCATTGGCATTCGCTCTGAAGACCAAGGCCGCATCTTCGACCCCCTTTACCGCTCCGATGCCTTGCAGCACAAACACATTGGGGGTACCGGCCTAGGGTTATCCATCGTAGCCAAAGCCTGCGCCCAGCTGAATATCGAGCTGATGGTGCAAAGTAAGCTCAACCAAGGCACGACGTTTACGCTGCTGTTTCCAGCCTAG
- a CDS encoding YbhB/YbcL family Raf kinase inhibitor-like protein, which produces MATAAAEMAGRAAAPTPTFTLKSTELGGQLTAQHYANGMGFTGDNQSPQLYWEHAPAETQSFAVTIYDLDAPTGSGFWHWVVFNLPPTTHALVAGAGDPSKNLLPAEAVQSNTDAGAPGYVGAAPNDGPAHRYLITVYALRHKLELDRNATPAYVGFNLHFATLAKASLLVYGQKQ; this is translated from the coding sequence ATGGCAACAGCCGCCGCGGAAATGGCCGGCCGGGCAGCAGCACCAACACCAACATTTACCTTGAAAAGCACGGAGCTTGGCGGTCAGCTGACCGCTCAGCACTATGCCAACGGGATGGGGTTTACGGGTGACAACCAGTCTCCGCAGCTTTATTGGGAGCATGCGCCTGCCGAAACCCAGAGCTTTGCGGTAACAATCTACGACCTGGATGCGCCGACCGGCAGCGGCTTTTGGCATTGGGTCGTTTTCAATCTCCCGCCCACTACCCACGCATTAGTGGCCGGAGCTGGCGACCCAAGTAAGAACCTGCTGCCTGCGGAAGCAGTGCAAAGCAACACCGATGCCGGGGCGCCCGGCTATGTGGGCGCTGCCCCAAACGACGGCCCGGCTCATCGGTACCTGATTACGGTTTATGCGCTCCGCCACAAACTGGAATTAGATCGAAACGCGACACCGGCTTACGTTGGATTCAACCTGCACTTTGCAACCTTGGCTAAAGCGTCGCTGCTTGTTTACGGCCAGAAGCAGTAA